A single window of Narcine bancroftii isolate sNarBan1 chromosome 1, sNarBan1.hap1, whole genome shotgun sequence DNA harbors:
- the LOC138744461 gene encoding receptor-type tyrosine-protein phosphatase eta-like has protein sequence FCFIFLSAINVEYFEGYFGKQHADSDCGFAEEYEELKTVGTLQSTQVSQQTLNKPKNRYNNVLPYDISRVKLSLTSEPCSDYINANFMPGYNSKKEFIAAQGPLMNTVNDFWRMIWEYHVPAIVMLTKCVEQGRAKCEQYWPTERPLIIEDKIVTLTSEVIDQDWTIRNFSIVKDKYGQKYNVRQFHFTGWPDHGVPSTTGVLIEFSKLVRHYINQHKMSGPTLVHCSAGVGRTGTFISIDHMIHQIDYKKKVDIWGTVYQLRMNRPLMVQTESQYVFLNQCALEYIKSSKQHTEEAIYENTPALIYENVSAVRAAQETNGHRF, from the exons TTTTGCTTCATTTTTCTCAGTGCCATCAACGTGGAATACTTTGAAGGATATTTCGGCAAGCAACATGCTGATTCTGATTGTGGATTTGCTGAAGAATATGAG GAACTAAAGACAGTTGGAACTTTGCAGTCAACCCAAGTCTCTCAGCAAACTTTGAACAAGCCGAAGAATCGTTACAACAATGTTTTACCAT ATGATATCAGTCGAGTTAAACTTTCTCTCACTTCAGAACCATGCAGTGATTACATCAATGCTAATTTCATGCCA GGATATAACTCAAAGAAAGAGTTCATTGCTGCACAAGGGCCATTGATGAATACAGTGAACGATTTCTGGCGAATGATTTGGGAATACCATGTACCAGCTATTGTCATGCTTACCAAGTGTGTGGAGCAAGGGAGG GCAAAATGTGAGCAGTACTGGCCAACTGAACGTCCTCTCATCATCGAGGACAAAATTGTTACTTTGACATCTGAAGTAATTGATCAAGATTGGACCATCAGGAACTTCTCAATAGTGAAG GATAAATATGGACAGAAATACAATGTACGACAATTCCACTTTACAGGTTGGCCTGACCATGGAGTTCCAAGCACCACTGGGGTCCTCATTGAGTTCAGTAAATTAGTACGACATTACATAAATCAGCATAAGATGAGTGGGCCCACTCTAGTGCACTGCAG TGCTGGAGTTGGTCGAACAGGAACATTCATTTCCATCGATCATATGATTCATCAGATAGACTACAAGAAAAAGGTCGATATCTGGGGTACAGTTTATCAGCTCCGAATGAACCGACCACTGATGGTGCAAACTGAG TCTCAGTATGTTTTCCTGAACCAATGTGCCTTGGAGTATATCAAATCAAGTAAACAGCACACTGAAGAGGCAATCTATGAAAACACACCCGCCCTCATCTATGAGAATGTCTCTGCTGTCCGAGCAGCCCAAGAAACCAATGGCCACCGATTTTGA